The genomic window TTCACAAAACCATACTTATGAAAAAACGTAAGAAGTTTCTTAAGGGAAAAAAATAAGAAGTTCAATAGATAGTTCGGAAATGCAATTCCTCAAAATGTTCTTAGGAATTCATAGTTGTTAGGAACTTTGTAAATATCTTTCCTAAGAACTTCGTAAATATTAGTGACATGCTTGAAACCAATAAATAAGCCTATATGACAGGGATTATAGAATTTGGCCAACTATAACAAAGTGTTGATATTTCCATTTCATTATTTATCTGCTTTTATGTCTCGAATATTACTTTTTTTGTTGGCTCGCAAAGCCTTTATGCACAAAAACAAATGTTATCTTTCACACATTATAGCCATCAGACTAGCTATATAGCAAAAACAAAAATGGATAACAAAGGAAAGCGCAATAAAAActtcagcaaacaagagcttgaAGTGACGGTGGAGAAAATAGCAGCCAGGAAAAGGTTGCTGTTGGAGAGACTCAATAACTGCGGGGTCACCGCAGACACCAAAAAGAGAGGAGGGGCGAGAGTGGCCGAGTCGGCCTCTGCCGTCGGGGGTGTGGAAAAGGACAGtgacactgtaaaaaaaaaaaaaaaaagtggtcagacaTCAAGTCGGATGCTAAGAAGAAGGGagctgagagaagcagggagtTGAAGAAGACTGGAGggaatagtgaggctatatacagggggtaccggtacagagtcaatgtgcgggggcaccggttagttgaggtaatatgtacatgtaaatagagttattaaagtgactatgcatagataataaagagagagtagcagcagcgtaaaagagggagggcaatgcaaatagtctgggtagccaaaggcttcttaacagcttctacacccaagccattagactcctgaacagctaatcaaagggctacccagaccgctcttttacactgctgctactctctgtttataatctatgcatagtcactttaactctaccgacatgtatatattacctcaactaaccggcgcccccgcacattgactctgtactggtaccccctgtatatagcctcgcttgttattttactgctgccgtTTAATTACTTGTTAGTTTATTTCGATTTTTTTACTAAACACATTTTTTCTtaaaagcattgttggttaagggctaagggcttgtaagtaagcatttcactataaggtctacaccttatggcgcatgtgacaaataaaacttgatttcAGAACCTCCCAAAGCATCCGCCATTTGTCATCGGACTGTTTTGTGGAAACAGCTAACCATCGCCACGTGACTATCGAGAAGACTTTGTTGCTGACGTCTTGCAGTTGGATATGGGATTCCTGTTCCAAGGCGAGATGTTCCTTTCATACAATGTCCACAACCTTGGACACGACACATCCATTGTCTCTTgtggtttttgttgttgtacttttaccccctttttctccccaattggttaGTCttttcccatcgctgcaactcccgtacgaactcaggtgaggcgaaggtcgagagtaatgtgtcctccgaaacacgacacTGCCAAGCTGTACTGCTTTTTGACACagtgctcgcttaacccggaataTGTGTcaggaggaaacaccgtacaactggcaaccgaagtcagcttgcccaccacaaggagtcactatagcacgatgggacaaggaaatcgcagccggtcaaaccctcccttaacccggacaacgctgggccaattgtgcgccgcctcatcgGTCTCCCcgggtcgcggccggctgtgacatagcctgggatcgaacccggggttgtagtgacgcctcaagcactgtgatgcagtgccttagaccgctgcaccactccgGAGAGCCTGAAGATGATATTGACAACCATTAGGAAAATCGAAAGTATTTGTGGATGTGTAGGGGTTCACGCTGTTACAACATGGTAGGTATgggaccaaaacagcagagaagtttgGGTTAAATGGTTTCCAGATCTATGCACGGCTAGGTATGTGCGCGGGTGCGCAACACCACATACCTTCAAGAACAGGCCTGGATGACCAACGGTTGGAGTCATGATGATGGTCGCTTCTTGAAGGAACGAAAAGAAGAGCAAGAGAAACACACATGAATACATATAGAAAAAATACTTATTGGAAGCAAGCCTATATCCGGCCAGAGATTGAATGATTTTAGTTTAATGGAAACcgttatacagtacagtgtataaTATGATATAGAGAACACAGTGAAAGTCTAGGGAGCGGAAGGCAGGGCTAGTTTTCAACACCCCTTCTACATGTGCAGTACTTTCAATTACATCAGAAGACTACATGAATACAGATGTTACACGCaaaatggtactctattcccttcatagtaaactactttagaccagcaacctatagaccctggtcaaaaatagtgtacTATATGGAGAATGGGGTAGAAACATCGTAAGGCTCATCAGTAATGTTTCCCTTGTCGCACAGATGGATAACGTTGTGTGAGATTCGTCGTCTTATCTGCTTGGGGTTTCCCCCCCAAACTAAGACATTTCGATCGATATCGCCTGAACCTAACGTAGCTACGGTTAGCTAGCTATATAAAGGAATGAACGACGACAATATGAGCTTGTCATGCGGCCCTGCATGGCGAGTAAAATGCAATAACTAGAAACAAGTGAGTGTTCTCCAGTCCAAAGTTTTAGATAGTTCACGTTATCGGTGTTAtcggtgttagctagctagctacattagttactgtagctagcaacCGTCCTTAAATTAACGTTATCACAACTCCGAAGCCCGATAGCATAAACTTGATTTAACGTAATTGCATTTTAATCTAATATGTGTGATAGTTAACGGTAGATAGCTAGCAAACTAACGCTAGATTAATTTCAGCTATAGCTAAACTAACGTTACCGTTAGCTATACAGGCGACCGACGGTacggtagttagctagctagctagagtagATGATATAACGTTAGCGATGATATTTTAACGTTAATGTTAGTTAGCGTTTACAAACTTTTAGCAAGTTGCAAATTagatgtaataataataatagataattACCCAATTTGACAGTTAACGTTAGCTTCTTCACCTTCAACGAGTAACTACTGGCAACACAGgcaaacaaacagtcaaataaTTCTGAGCCTTGCCTGAGTGCTAGCTTTGATCATGTCTGTACTGTCTTTTTCTGATAGTCTTCTATTTACCTGTAGATGACAACCctcaattatttttatttatttttattatttcaatacatttattttattggaATTATATGACTGGATAATTTGATGTGGTGGCTGCATGCATTCTATACCGGATCAGTTTGTAATTTAAGACTATTTCGTAAAATTGCTTTATTAATCCTAGTCCAGATCTccccattttttaaataaaatttcTTCCTTTtggcattttttttataaaatgttctTCCATTTGGCATCACAGCATCTTTTAGTAATTGTAAGATTTGCATAATTTTTTAAAAAGTGTACGAGTAAAATGTGGTGGGGGAAAATGGTGGGTGTCAAATGTGGTCTCTCGCTTGAGAATCCCGTTTGAGAACCCATTGACTTCTCAAGTGTTAAGCATTGATATAAGATGCAATGTGGATGGATGATTCAGTGATTTCATTTCACATTGTCAACTCATTTCTTCGGATTTCTTATCTTCTACACAGTTCAGTAGAGGTGGCCACTTGGTTTATAATTTGCCAAATTGACTCCTGCgcttttattcatttatttaagcCTATAGGCTTTATACagattttaggataaaaatatTGCCAACCATGACCCGATAATGTTTGGGTATGCTATGCCTAAAATATGTGAAACGTAGGTGAGGCATGATTATGCATTGAGAGAAGGCAGCCATTCAAGCAAGTTGCATTTTAGGCGTTCTCTGCCGGTCGGTAGTTATTTTTGCATTGACTTGCATGTAAACCAAAACTGCCCAAGTGATGGTTGATAGTTCCAGAACCTTGGTTTCTAGGgacgctgtccatggttctgaaaacaTGAAAACAGCTCACGTCTGGTCTGTGCATAGAATGTCAGATCAAAACATTGTATAGGGCTCGCTGTCCATGGATCTGAAAATAGCGCTGAAACGTTGTAGCAAATACATTTGATACAGCAGATCAGAACAGAAACAACAATAATTATTTGGCCCGGATGGTCCAGCATCAACAGTTATTTATTTATGATACTGAATTGCACATTTTCACTGGGCAGAAGTCGTTCCCCTAGGTTCTCATACATGCAGCCACAACgatactctctgtctctttccattGTATTTTTGTGGTTCTTAGTTTCttcatttttatattttatcACGAATGAGTCTGTCTTCAGTTTGCGATTTCCTTCATTGCCTCTTCGGCCAAAGTGCAACTGCTAATCAAACAACACCTTATTCAGGTGGCGTTGAAACTCCGGAGAATATTACCCATCTACTGTTTTGCAACAGTTGACAGATCGATGTTTATCCCCTTTTGTGACAGCCATTCCAGAAAGCACTTCACGGCCCAGTTGGTTTGTCTTGATGTGGCTAGCTTCTTAATTTCTCTCATTTTCTATGTCGTCAATAGCAGTGCTAACGTTACTGATTTCTGCATCTCTAATGTTAAAGCTAATGTTTTTCTCATTTTCAAAAGCTGCATTCACCCAATTGTGTGTGGTTATCCTTAGATTTATTCTTCAGACTTGCCCAATTTTGTCTTGTCGATAACATTTGCTCTGGATAAATCCGGTTCTGAAGTGTCTTAACAACATTAAACCAACATATTTAGACTGACTTAAAGTGTCCAGAAATGTTTTATTCGCGTGATATGCAAATATACTTAATGAGATCGCCATATTTGCATATTTTAATAAGACATTTCAGGAAAATTATATTACAAAAACGTATTACTTGTGTCTACATTAAAATGGTAAAAGTGGATTGTGATATGATTATGGGGGGAAATGACCCTATTAGGGTGTGGTACCTGGccttaaaaaaaatgttgtcTTCCTCTTGTGAAAGTTCAATTCCAAATGTTTCCTACACCGTATCGCAAGCGAGGCGTATTTGTGTTTAGACAGAGCGTTTGGGCAGTGTCGAAGCCTTGTTGCAAAAAGGGATGTAGAATGACGACTGTAACGCACGCAATGGAATTTTAGTAATTATAAGGGCCATATACAACATTgagttaatatttttttatttcatctttatttaactaggcaagtcagttaagaacaaattcttatttacaatgacggccttcaccggccaaacctgacgacgctgggcaaattgtgcgccgccctatgggactcccaatcacggccggttgtgatacagcctggaggtaAGATGGTAAACATTTTTCTAGCtcttgtaaaaataaaaataaactcgcTGCATAAGGAGTTGACTGTATTGTGTACTTATACACTGGTATTTCTTTTTGCTAAATCTTGAATGTATTCCATTGATAACAATAATACCCAAATAGGCTATGAGCTGAACATATGTATTTTGGCCCCATTAGATTAAGGGCCTCGTGTTTTCCTATTATTACGGTAACCGCGGGCATTCCGTGTCACGTGATCAACGAGAGCATCTTTTTGGTCCATTTTGGATGATAGCTGAGTCCTTGTAGCTAACCACGACCCGAAAATGACAAAATTGCAGTTTTTAAACGTATTTTTGACCGAGCGGCTTATGCTCGCTGCCCAGGAGATCTACAAATCTGTCGAAGACACGATTTTGGAATACCAAGAGGAGATTGCGCTCAGGGAGAGGGAGAACGACCATCTGAGACGCAGACTCCGAGACGCTGGGATTGAAATATGGCCAGGTTAGTAGCTAGCGTAGGCTATTATGCTAACGTTAAAGTTAGCGCCGAAGCCGCACGCTAAACCAAATTGGTTGCTACACTGTTGTAACGTTACATGCATTGCCAAGCAACTAAAAGGCAATACTACTTTTTTTTGACAACCTTGTATTAATGTTGCGAgaactaactaacgttagctaattaaTGTTTTTCAGAAAACTAATAATGGTAGCTACGCTAACGTAGCTCCTTCACgtaactagctaactagccaccTTTGttcgttagccagctaactagctagccaacaagttatctagctagctgcAGAGATTCAGACTCATTTGACTCAGCTGTTTTGTTTATCATTTCTGAAATCTAGTTCCTTTGATACGTAAATGTAGTTGATAGTGTTTTTCCTCGATCGTAAACCATATGACTGCCaagtccctccctctcttccatccaGACCGTCAGTCTATGGCACaattggaggaggaggatggcgaGCATCCTCGCCGGGAGTGGAGCCCCAGCATGGGCCATGAGGAGCGAGTCCCCATCCTGATCAAGGAGAAACGGGAGCTCAGGTCCAGCCAGGGGGACGAGCAACTCCGGGGCCACGGCTCCTGCAGCACCCCAGAGTCCATGTTCACTCCTCCCCGCGTCACCAACGAATACCCCCAGGACCCTCCCCACTCCTCTAACCTGCCCCAGAACCCGTCGGTGGAGAACAGAGAGCGGGACCCTGGTCCCAGAAGCTCATCCAGACATGTCAAGTCAGAAGTGTCCCACAGaggctcatcatcatcatcttcgtCCAACAGCGTCCCGCAGCCCCTCGCCACAGTCAACCCCAACTGCTCCAACGAGAACAACATTGACATCATTGGAGTGGAGAACGGAGGACAGATGTTGGTGTCTGGGTCTAAAGGACGAGCTGGTGGGAGCAGAGGTCAGGGCTCCCACTTAGGTGACCAGGGCAGTAACGCGGCCGCAGAGTGTGGAAAATCCCCCCTCCAGGTGCACGTGTCATCGTTCTGCTGCAAGGTGTGTGGGGAGGCATTCAGCCACGTTGGACACCTGCATGTCCATGTCCAGGTGCACACTCGGGAGAAGCCGTACCGCTGCGGGGTGTGTGGGAAGTGTTGCAGCTCCTCCGGCAGGCTCCAGGAGCACGCCAGGagtcacactggagagaagccattCCGCTGCCAGATCTGTGGGAAGGGATTCACCCAGATGGCCCATTTGAAGGTCCACATGCGGatccacactggagagaaaccatacAGCTGCCCAGTGTGTGGAAAGTGCTTCAGCCGCTCCGACAAAATCAAACGTCATCTCCAGACCCACAGCCGTGAGGGCACTTACTTCTCAGGGCAGTAAGATGAGGGAGACCACCggtggttgtgggtggttgttaaTGAGCGACTGAATCTGTTTGAATGAATGAATTACTGATTATGGGCCATTTTTTAAAAGCTAAAATTGCTGCCATTAAGACGGCTTgttatttttctctttctctcaaagAGCTAGAGATTCTGCGACTTTCTTAGAGAATGTTTTATCTCCTAGTTAACACTTCTCGCCATGCCATAGTTTCTCTCTCATGCAGTAGATTTGTATAGTCGATTTAGTGTGTCCATTTACTTTTTGTACTTGTCACTGAATGGGATCATAGGGAATCTTTAAACACCAAATTGAACTATTTAGTAGCTAGTCTTTCTGAATGATTTAGTCTTTACTTTTAGTAATGAACTTGGTAGCATGATGATAATGAAGTCTTCCACTATGCGCCTTGAAACGGAGATGCATTCAGGCTTATAACAATAAGCAGCATTCCAAAACTTGGTGGTCTTGCCCCAGACGATTCGCACAGGGCTAAtttacacatttaaaaaaaaaaaagttttttttcctcaatttttttaaaataaagtatCACAGCTTCTTCTAAAACCCACAAATCTTATTTCCTCAGTCAGCTGGCTGAAATACGTAagatgtttttatttgtaattctATTTAAATGGCTAACCGTATGGGCATTGTCTAAACAGTTGTCCATTCCTTGAGTTTACAAATATGAATATAAGTACACATATTCACCATTTGTTAGTTAGGGTCAGGTAGGTTTAGCAATAGCCCTGCCTGCTCGATTCAAGGTTTCTGTACGGTTAGTCACCAAAAGCCTCCCTGATACAACTGATGTTAAAGGACCATTTGCCTCTCTCCTTTGTCATCGTTGCAGAACTGTGTACTGCCACCTGAATTTCAGTCAACTAACTTATCTTACAATAAAAACATACTTATCAGTGAGGATTCAATGCAGACTGCTATTTTGCAAGATAAATGTTGCCTTGATAAGGATTGTTTTCTAATTCTGTATATGACCACTATCTATCCCCCACCTCTGATgcatatagtgtgtgtgtcctctctatGACCCGCACTACAGAATTTGACCAACAGATTCCCCAGCTGAGCCATACAGTATTACCCTGTATCTGAGCTGCTTGTTCCCGATTGTTGGTCCTGAGCTCAGCACTGCACATACTGTAATATTCACTATAGTAAAGATCTGTTCTTGATGTCCAGTTGTTTATAAGTGTAACATATGTTTTGTTATAGACAGATCAAGCCTACTCCTGGAATAAAAAGCACTTTAGATAGTTTATATTGCAAGTGCTTGTAATCTAGGGGTAGACTTAATCCAAGTCTTTACCTTTTTAGAAGTTTTTATCAGAACTTGAGCAGTGCCTAGCTGAGAACGAGGCTAATGAACAAGCAGTAGGCCTATGGCCCGGACCAGAAACAAACCATTGTCCCATCCCCTAGGCAAGTGTCTTGGGCAATAGGTGCTTGGGGTTGTTACTAGTAGACAGGGTCTTTATCTCCTCTCAGGACTGAGGCTACTACAGTAGGCCCTCTAATTTAACCAgcattcctccccctcctctcccacacAGTTTATTCTGGGACACCGCTGctcccacacacacattactgtacagtgttgtatcattatgtaataaatgtaattttttaaataaagtagtCTTTGAGTACCTCGTCTAAATTGTCAGGTTCCTTCTACACAAGGCATAGCTGAGCTTTAGATTGAATAGTGTTAGAGTGCATTATCTGACAGCGGATCAAATGAAAGTTTGTTTGAACACATTGACCAACCTTAACCTAGAAGTACATTGTAACAAACTTAACTTTTATATCTTATGTTTAACTCtattgttggaaaaggacatGTGAGTAAAAGTTTCACCgttaatctacacctgttgtctttGAAACATGTGACACATTTTTTTTGATTTCGATAGCCACTGCAGAGAAGCTCAATCCCCAATCAAGATGGTGCTACCCATGCCTATCCAATCCTTTCTGATCTACAAAAGTGGTTAGGGCTTGATTTGGGATTCAGGGTTTAGGTATCACATACATTCTGGAATAGATGTATCTATAGAGCCTCACAGCGGAGGTGTCAAAACCTAGCGGAAAAACAGGGAAATGGGTACAATTGTTTTTCcagcattcatttttcacataggggattttagaaatacTCCaaaggctgtgttttgtgtaggcgtACGTACCcaggcgtgatgttttgataaccatgtaaatctctcggacatggtgacttatcaatatagttggctctatttactctgatttgaaaatgctaattagtGTCAAAGCAtgatgcaaaactacaaatccctgcatgtcatctctagctgacatctTAGCTAACAGGTATCGTGTCAATTTAAAACGTGCACaaaacagttcacagaattgtccctCTTAAAGAAATGTAGACAATCCAgatattcttacctttgcctcgatttggCAGTCTTGCCCAGATcgtggcatttgtagttctttaatgatagccacattaggagctaatttgtatttcatttttgggggtaaatacaggtgaatatattgacAAGTCACCTTTTCCTAGAAATTTACAAGGctatcaaaacgtcatgccagggtaagcctacatgaaacacagaccttattttaagtgtttctaaaatcacctgtgggaaaaacgattggaaccctGTTAGatcactaggttttatgggtattatgactgaTACTGTGGTACTCTACTAATCTATTGTATTCCATGTGCTAATTCATTTGTCTCTGATGGTACAATTATTTCAACTGCCCCAGGTTCTCAAGTACTTACGGTAACTAACAGCGGGCCAATTTCTGATTGCGTCACCAGCAAGCGTCACATTCGCAAAGCGTTTTGTTGTGTCGAAGattatctattatattgacaagatggtCTACAGAccgatttaacaatggaaatacatggaaACAGTCTAGATCTAGCCCATGATTTAATGTAGGAAACATCCCAGGAGGTTTGTGGCCCCTTATTGGGGTGCACGGGCTAGTGGTAACAGCTGGAGCGGCATGAGTGGAAtggtattgtaatgaaacaggcagggagcaggtctcgaaccctcaaccttctagcccgaagtccagcgcgctatcgactgtgccccaaaagcatgctcaagcggcagtGTCGATATccacgcttataaacccaggTTAGTTTCAATTTATTTGctgttccattccagccattattatgagccgccaTCCCCTCAGCAGCCGCCACTGATTTCAATAAACAACCAGaagttggaaccggttcagggaacgaAAGTGATCTCTAGTGTTCCAGAACAGAACCGTTATAGTGAAATCTTGAGAACCggttaataatgttatttttttgtaaaaaaaaatatattcctAATGTCTAGTATACAATTTTGTAATTCGGTGAAGTTATGACGCTAGTAATAGCCTAAACCACACGTGTCAAACTAATTCCACGGAGGGTCGAGTTTCTAAAGAATTCCACTCACCTGGTTATCTAGgttttatttgaaaggaaaaaccaaaaaacCTACAGACCCTCAGCCGTCCgcttcaagccaagcctcctccatgtccactcttttctctctccccacccgtGAAATTTCAGTCGCATCTCAGCCCTGCACTTATTTGTCCATCAAACATGTAGACAACTAGTTTACCCGTgacatagcaagctgctctagcCACGCTAATTGGTGGAGTAATTTAATTAGCTAAAATGTAAAACTGTTGATTTCACGGGTACAAAATTAAGGAAAAGGAACTATAAGAACCGTTACTTTTTGGGGGTTCGAACCGGTTCGGAACTTTATGCTGGTTGGACCAGTGGGACAGGACGAAATATATAGGGGTTCTGCTCAGAGAACAACGATTGGAAACCGTtaacaacctaagcattatgAAACGTCCATTAGATCAAATAACGCTCACCTATCAAAATAGCAATTCACTTTTAtcttgaccaaattcgacactctcgtTGCCcctcaaaacaaacaaaaaaataatacttGACACTTGGTCTGCTTAACGCTATAAATCTGGGAGGAGTCGAACCTCCCGCTTCGCCTCTTTCCTCTCTGCTTGTGTTTAGCGGGTAAATGTGCCCTGGCTGCCGTCGACTCTCAAAATGACGAAATTACAGTTTCTAAATGTATTTCTGACAGAAAGGTTGATGTTAGCTGCCCAAGATATATATAAGCAAGTGGAAGAGACCATATTAGAATACCAGGAGGAAATATTCCAGGGGAATCGAGAGAATGATAAACTGAGACGCAAGCTTCACGAAAATGGGATTCCGTGGCCAGGTTAGTAGCTAGCTTGCTCTTAAGAAAATGACCCAGGGGTTTATAGGCGATAATTTGTGAAAAACTGGGCCGaggtgttcggagcatgctaAGATacctaattagcacaggtggtcgcCTCTGcctaatgtaaaaaaataaaaaagggctGTAACATGAAAATATGGCATTGTGGGAATCCTAACCTtataaaggtgtgtagtaatttaacctTTCGTTTTTTGACAATTCTTtatcgctgatatgaaagataagggccTTATGTTAACAAAACCGTACCACACCACGCATCACTTAACGTTCAGACCGAGTCGGGGCTCTTATTACCAAATCCCCCGGACAGAAGATACTTTCGTGAATAGTTAGCTATCTACTAGCCTATTCATAGATGCTAACGTTTGCTGACTATCAAGCTGTGCAAGCGTGGTTAATAAGCACACATGTAATTTGCTATTTTGTCTGTTATACACCGTTATGCTTCAGCTAACCAACAATTAATGTGCCATATGCCAGTGGCTATTTTGGCAGATTAGCTCTTTATCTGCAGACTGCTAGCTAGCATTCATGCCTAGCAAATCCCATAGTTGTCTATACATTCTGTGTATTCTGTTTCTCGCTAGCTATGAGTTAGTTAACTCAAACTCAGAACTGGGTGGTAGCAGGTCGTGATGCTCAAGTAAAGGTGCCTAGCTAACAACACTACATTTTCCCTTCTTGACTTTCAGACCTAGAGCCATTTTCTCCTGTAGaatctgaggaggaggagggagccaTTGGGCATAAGCAGGAACAAGACCCCGGACAGACTTTGGAGAAGCAGGACGGAAGGGCCAGAAGGGAGGAAAAGCTGTTTAGGGGACTGGCCCCTCTGTCTAGATTCACTCCTTCTAATGGAAATGATGACTATGATCAGAACCCACCTCAACCCAGCTCACATCAGTTCCAAATACAA from Salmo trutta chromosome 16, fSalTru1.1, whole genome shotgun sequence includes these protein-coding regions:
- the LOC115151046 gene encoding zinc finger protein 90 is translated as MTKLQFLNVFLTERLMLAAQEIYKSVEDTILEYQEEIALRERENDHLRRRLRDAGIEIWPDRQSMAQLEEEDGEHPRREWSPSMGHEERVPILIKEKRELRSSQGDEQLRGHGSCSTPESMFTPPRVTNEYPQDPPHSSNLPQNPSVENRERDPGPRSSSRHVKSEVSHRGSSSSSSSNSVPQPLATVNPNCSNENNIDIIGVENGGQMLVSGSKGRAGGSRGQGSHLGDQGSNAAAECGKSPLQVHVSSFCCKVCGEAFSHVGHLHVHVQVHTREKPYRCGVCGKCCSSSGRLQEHARSHTGEKPFRCQICGKGFTQMAHLKVHMRIHTGEKPYSCPVCGKCFSRSDKIKRHLQTHSREGTYFSGQ
- the LOC115151047 gene encoding uncharacterized protein LOC115151047 isoform X2, coding for MTKLQFLNVFLTERLMLAAQDIYKQVEETILEYQEEIFQGNRENDKLRRKLHENGIPWPDLEPFSPVESEEEEGAIGHKQEQDPGQTLEKQDGRARREEKLFRGLAPLSRFTPSNGNDDYDQNPPQPSSHQFQIQTHTGKTIEGGFLSSSTTSNPIKTETDRLGVCPLDDPSSDPNTFSSGNLDLSAAQSENSDYENTDDFWCCAVWKESKEEVEGVVPSTWVVGRKVISPSANGRKILKERHKPGASWTAYDLVKVKLF